Within the Zea mays cultivar B73 chromosome 10, Zm-B73-REFERENCE-NAM-5.0, whole genome shotgun sequence genome, the region GTTCGGCAGGGAGTGGACGATGAACCCGGGGCCCTTCAACGTGAAGGAGCACGTGCTGATCTGCATCTTCGCCAACGCCGGCACCGCGTTCGGCAACGGCGGCGCTTACGCCATCAGCATCATCACCATCATCAAGGCGTTCTACAAGAGGAACATCTCGTTCGTCGTCAGCCTGCTCCTCATCATGACGACGCAGGTGCAGTTTTGCATATTTAATTAGCATATATATACGTGCAAACCGATCATAATAAATTGATTGCATTCTGTGCACGCGCGCGCGTGTATAGGTGTTGGGTTACGGGTGGGCAGGGCTGATGAGGAAGCATGTGGTGGAACCGGCGCAGATGTGGTGGCCGCAGAGCCTGGtgcaggtgtctctcctcagggCGTTGCACGAGAAGGAGGAACAACGGCGGATGACGCGGAGCAAGTTCTTCCTGATCGCGCTCATCTGCAGCTGCGCATGGTACATCGTCCCAGGCTACCTGGTCCCGACGGTGAGCGCGGTGTCGTGGGTGTGCTGGGCGTTCCCCAGGTCCGTGACCATGCACCAGATCGGCTCTGGCATGAATGGCATCGGCCTCGGCGCCTTCACGCTGGACTGGTCCGTGGTGGCCGCCTTCCTGGGCAGCCCGCTCGTGTCCCCCTTCTTCGCCATCGTCAACGTCTACGTCGGCTTCGTGGGCTTCATCTACGTCGTGCTGCCCGTGTGCTACTGGGCGTTCAACCTCTACAACGCCAGCACGTTCCCCATCTTCTCCACCGACCTCTTCACGGGCGCCGGGCAGCTGTACAACATCTCCGCCATCGTCAACGACAGGTTCGAGATCGACATGGACGCCTACGCCAAGCAAGGGAGGATCCACCTCAGCTTGCTGTTCGCCGTATCGTATGGCCTCGGCTTCGCCTCCATAGCAGCCACGCTGTCGCATGTCTCGCTTTTCTACGGGAAGTACGTGCACCGTACCTGGGACGCCGCACACACACGCCGTCGCATGCCTTTGCTTGCTAAACTGACAGTTCTGTCGTTTCCGGTGGCAGGGAGATATACCAGAGGATGCGAGAGTCATACAAGGGCAAGGCGGACGTGCACACGAGGATGATGAAGAGGTACGATGACATACCCAACTGGTGGTTCTACTTGCTGCTCGTGGTGACCATGGCCGTGGCGCTGGTGCTCTGCACCGCGTTCAAGCACGAGGTGCAGCTGCCGTGGTGGGGGCTCCTCTTCGCCTGTGCAATCGCCTTCTTCTTCACGCTCCCCATCAGCGTCATCACCGCCACCACAAACACA harbors:
- the LOC103642013 gene encoding oligopeptide transporter 4; the encoded protein is MEIERQLSRRDADVGADDDDDDVALVEQVRLTVPTTDDPTLPVWTFRMWTIGIVSCALLSFFNQFFAYRTEPIIISQITVQVAALPVGHFMARVLPKTKLSAFGREWTMNPGPFNVKEHVLICIFANAGTAFGNGGAYAISIITIIKAFYKRNISFVVSLLLIMTTQVLGYGWAGLMRKHVVEPAQMWWPQSLVQVSLLRALHEKEEQRRMTRSKFFLIALICSCAWYIVPGYLVPTVSAVSWVCWAFPRSVTMHQIGSGMNGIGLGAFTLDWSVVAAFLGSPLVSPFFAIVNVYVGFVGFIYVVLPVCYWAFNLYNASTFPIFSTDLFTGAGQLYNISAIVNDRFEIDMDAYAKQGRIHLSLLFAVSYGLGFASIAATLSHVSLFYGKEIYQRMRESYKGKADVHTRMMKRYDDIPNWWFYLLLVVTMAVALVLCTAFKHEVQLPWWGLLFACAIAFFFTLPISVITATTNTTPGLNVITEYCMGLIMPGKPIANVCFKVFGYMSMNQSVSFLTDFKLGHYMKIPPRSMFLVQLIGTLVAGTVNTIVAWWLLTTVPHICEKELLPQGSPWTCPGDHVFFDASVIWGLVGPRRIFGPLGYYNALNWFFLGGLVCPVFVWLLARALPRHAWWIRLVNLPVILGATASMPPASPINFTAWCFVGAVFNFFVFRYRKQWWKRYNYVLSAAMDAGVAIMGVIIYFALSGHPIDWWGSRGEHCDLATCPTARGVMVDGCPVF